From the Candidatus Marinimicrobia bacterium CG08_land_8_20_14_0_20_45_22 genome, one window contains:
- a CDS encoding ATPase, which yields MAIFDYNSEESIGTVESVDTGTVVVHVENEEKLKALQVNQLVALRSSKVGQFLIGLVVKIMRKTSSEPIDPDMPDNGSIIENVMKVTLIGTHIDKLGTKPNVFKRTLETVPEINAECFVITGAKLTQFMQAISSLAAKNQNPLSMGKYTLDDEAEAWLDGNKFFQRHAVIVGSTGSGKSWAVARIIEQVVNLPSANALIFDIHGEYKKLADEIKTIEYLRIAGPSDEDVVNNVFLPYWLLTYEEMLAMMLDRSDNNAPNQARAFFEAVIKAKKSKLETEGKTEILSNFTIDSPLPYKLNDVLDELKQLDNEMVQGARTEKQGPLFSKLIRFIQRLETKITDRRLNFLFNSKDELQRYEWFENFGQKLMGFEKDAKGVKVIDFSEVPSDILPLIIGLVARIVFSIQQWTKKEKRHPIALFCDEAHLYISEKPASSVDESALKNFERIAKEGRKYGIGLVVVTQRPADVNRTVLSQSNNFIAMRLTNAEDQAVIKRLFPDSLGDFADLLPILDIGEALIVGDASLLPSRIKVAEPKVKPQSATIDFWDEWAKEKNENAIKEAIDSLRKQTKS from the coding sequence ATGGCGATATTTGATTATAATTCAGAAGAATCGATTGGAACTGTTGAAAGTGTAGATACGGGAACAGTTGTGGTTCATGTCGAAAATGAAGAAAAATTAAAAGCACTACAAGTCAACCAACTGGTTGCGTTAAGGAGTAGTAAAGTCGGGCAATTTCTCATTGGGTTAGTTGTTAAGATAATGAGAAAAACATCCTCTGAGCCAATCGATCCAGATATGCCTGACAATGGCAGTATTATTGAAAATGTCATGAAAGTTACTTTGATAGGAACACATATTGATAAATTAGGGACGAAGCCGAACGTGTTTAAGCGAACATTAGAAACAGTCCCTGAAATCAATGCCGAATGTTTCGTGATAACTGGCGCAAAATTAACTCAATTCATGCAAGCAATTTCTTCATTAGCCGCAAAAAATCAAAACCCCTTGTCTATGGGGAAATATACTTTGGATGACGAGGCAGAAGCATGGTTGGATGGCAATAAATTTTTTCAGCGACATGCTGTTATTGTCGGCAGCACCGGGTCAGGTAAATCATGGGCGGTAGCAAGAATAATTGAACAAGTTGTAAACCTGCCATCCGCAAATGCGTTAATCTTTGATATTCACGGTGAATACAAAAAATTAGCTGATGAGATTAAGACTATCGAATACTTGAGAATTGCGGGGCCAAGCGATGAAGATGTTGTTAACAATGTATTCTTGCCCTACTGGCTGCTTACTTATGAAGAAATGCTGGCAATGATGCTTGACAGAAGCGATAACAATGCACCGAATCAGGCAAGAGCCTTTTTTGAAGCTGTTATTAAAGCAAAAAAAAGCAAACTTGAGACCGAAGGTAAAACCGAGATATTAAGCAACTTTACAATAGACAGCCCGTTACCATATAAGCTGAACGATGTTTTGGATGAATTAAAACAACTTGACAACGAAATGGTTCAAGGGGCAAGAACTGAAAAACAGGGTCCTTTGTTTAGCAAATTGATAAGATTCATTCAACGATTGGAAACAAAAATAACTGACAGACGATTAAATTTTTTATTCAACTCAAAGGATGAATTACAAAGATATGAATGGTTCGAAAATTTTGGGCAAAAATTAATGGGTTTTGAAAAGGATGCAAAAGGCGTTAAAGTTATTGATTTCTCCGAAGTGCCGTCTGATATACTACCATTGATTATTGGTTTAGTTGCACGAATTGTTTTCTCTATCCAACAATGGACAAAAAAAGAAAAAAGACATCCCATCGCATTGTTTTGTGATGAAGCACATCTGTATATTTCAGAAAAACCGGCATCAAGTGTTGATGAATCTGCTTTAAAAAACTTTGAAAGAATAGCAAAAGAGGGGCGAAAGTATGGCATTGGGTTAGTTGTTGTAACTCAACGTCCGGCAGATGTTAATCGCACTGTTTTGAGCCAAAGCAATAATTTTATTGCGATGAGACTAACAAACGCAGAAGACCAAGCTGTAATAAAAAGGCTTTTCCCTGATAGCTTGGGGGATTTCGCAGACCTGTTACCTATTCTTGATATTGGTGAAGCATTAATTGTTGGGGATGCTTCTTTGTTGCCGAGCAGAATAAAAGTCGCCGAACCAAAAGTAAAACCTCAAAGTGCCACTATTGATTTTTGGGATGAATGGGCAAAAGAAAAAAATGAAAATGCCATAAAAGAGGCGATTGATTCTTTAAGGAAACAAACAAAAAGTTAG
- a CDS encoding type III restriction endonuclease subunit R: MALHKNFPQSPYAILDPGIRWFPADEALRETRMEKLMPPLVAELRRKVKEFRDGGYVDAADTSRSLLNWWFKTPHLLLKADGTMAEFEYYFAQREALETIVYLYDVVGVKDKHDLMRFDASGLISGSMFDETWRRFVVKMATGTGKTKVLSLVLAWSFYHKLYEPESELARNFLVITPNIIVLDRIYRDFQGLRIFFEDPVLPNNGFEGRNWRDDFQLTLHLQDEVRITRPTGNIFLTNIHRVYSGDDIPPSPDDEDMRDYFLGKRPTGATTDSKVDLGMIVRDIDELMVLNDEAHHIHDPRMAWFKSIEDIHNRLKQKGAALSMQVDTTATPKHNNGAIFVQTVADYPLVEAISQNVVKHPVLPDAASRSKLSERQSAKYTEKYTDYIHLGVIEWRKAYAEHVKMGKKAILFVMTDDTRNCDDAAEYLEEHYPDLKDAVLVIHTKNNGEISESTSGKDKEELEKLRKQANEIDGMESPYKAIISVMMLKEGWDVKNVTTIVGLRAYSATSNILPEQTLGRGLRKMYPGDVEEYVSVVGTNAFMEFVESIQAEGVVLERKPMGEGTGPKTPLVVEVDKENEKKNIAALDIEIPVLTPRVYREYKSLSALDITAMGHQLMLYLQFSEEEQREIVFKDIATGEVSHTTILDTAGIADYRSVIGYFAQTIMKDLRLVSGYDVLYGKVKAFVQAELFDRPVELEDPNTLRNLSELATTKTLIETFKKAINALTVRDKGDAEIRDTIKLRQTRPFVAKEQSYIVPKKSIFNRIIGDNHLELQFANFLEDCGDVVSYAKNYMAVHFKLDYVNADGDISNYYPDFMVKLSDKLIVIAETKGREDLDVPLKMARLRQWCEDINRVQTNVKYDFVYVDEESFEKYKITSFQQLLDGFKEYKEKI; this comes from the coding sequence ATGGCACTGCATAAAAACTTTCCGCAATCCCCATATGCGATTCTCGATCCGGGCATCCGCTGGTTTCCTGCCGATGAAGCCTTGCGGGAGACAAGAATGGAGAAACTCATGCCGCCGCTGGTGGCGGAGCTACGCCGTAAGGTGAAGGAGTTCCGGGACGGCGGCTATGTGGACGCAGCGGACACCAGCCGGAGCCTGCTCAATTGGTGGTTCAAGACGCCGCACCTGCTGCTGAAGGCCGACGGAACCATGGCGGAGTTTGAATATTACTTCGCCCAGCGAGAGGCACTGGAGACGATTGTCTACCTATATGATGTTGTTGGGGTTAAGGACAAGCACGATCTGATGCGCTTCGATGCAAGCGGCCTTATATCCGGGAGCATGTTCGACGAGACCTGGCGGCGATTCGTGGTGAAGATGGCGACGGGCACGGGCAAGACCAAGGTGTTGAGCCTGGTTCTGGCGTGGAGTTTTTATCACAAGCTCTACGAGCCGGAATCGGAACTGGCGCGCAACTTCCTGGTCATCACGCCCAACATCATCGTCCTAGACCGCATCTATAGAGACTTTCAGGGACTGCGGATTTTCTTTGAAGACCCGGTACTGCCGAATAACGGATTTGAAGGGCGCAACTGGCGCGACGATTTTCAACTGACGTTGCATCTGCAAGATGAGGTTCGGATCACCCGGCCTACGGGCAATATCTTTCTGACCAACATCCACCGTGTTTATTCGGGCGATGACATTCCGCCGTCGCCGGATGATGAAGACATGCGGGACTATTTTCTGGGCAAGCGGCCCACAGGCGCTACCACGGATTCCAAGGTGGACCTGGGCATGATCGTCCGGGACATTGACGAGTTGATGGTATTGAATGACGAAGCGCACCATATTCACGATCCGCGTATGGCCTGGTTCAAATCCATCGAAGACATCCACAACCGGCTGAAGCAGAAGGGGGCGGCTCTGTCCATGCAGGTGGACACGACTGCCACGCCCAAGCACAACAACGGCGCGATTTTCGTGCAGACCGTGGCTGATTATCCGTTGGTTGAAGCGATCTCGCAGAACGTCGTCAAGCATCCCGTCTTACCAGACGCAGCCAGCCGCTCGAAGTTGAGCGAACGCCAGAGTGCCAAGTACACCGAGAAATATACCGACTATATCCATTTGGGCGTGATCGAATGGCGCAAGGCGTATGCCGAACACGTGAAGATGGGCAAGAAGGCGATCCTGTTCGTAATGACCGACGACACGCGCAACTGCGACGACGCAGCCGAGTATCTGGAGGAACATTACCCGGACTTGAAAGACGCCGTACTGGTCATTCACACCAAGAACAACGGCGAGATTTCTGAATCCACTTCGGGCAAGGACAAGGAGGAACTTGAAAAACTGCGCAAACAGGCGAATGAGATTGACGGGATGGAGAGCCCTTACAAAGCTATCATTTCAGTGATGATGCTCAAAGAGGGATGGGACGTGAAAAATGTCACCACGATCGTGGGCCTGCGCGCCTATTCCGCGACGAGTAATATCCTACCCGAGCAAACTCTGGGCCGGGGTTTACGCAAGATGTATCCCGGCGATGTGGAAGAGTACGTTAGCGTTGTCGGCACCAATGCCTTTATGGAGTTTGTGGAATCTATTCAAGCAGAAGGCGTGGTGCTGGAGCGTAAGCCGATGGGGGAAGGGACGGGGCCGAAGACTCCACTAGTGGTCGAAGTTGACAAGGAAAACGAAAAGAAGAACATCGCCGCGCTTGACATTGAAATTCCGGTGCTGACACCCCGTGTTTACCGGGAATACAAAAGCCTGAGCGCTCTGGACATCACCGCGATGGGGCATCAGCTCATGCTGTATTTGCAGTTCAGCGAAGAAGAACAGCGGGAAATCGTATTCAAAGACATCGCCACCGGCGAGGTGTCGCACACTACCATCCTCGACACTGCTGGCATTGCGGATTACCGGAGCGTGATTGGCTACTTTGCGCAAACCATCATGAAGGACCTGCGGCTGGTCAGTGGTTACGACGTGCTCTACGGCAAGGTCAAAGCGTTTGTGCAGGCCGAGTTGTTTGACCGCCCGGTGGAACTGGAAGACCCCAACACATTGCGCAACCTGTCGGAACTGGCCACCACCAAAACACTGATTGAGACCTTCAAAAAGGCGATCAACGCGCTGACCGTCCGGGACAAAGGCGACGCCGAAATCCGGGATACTATCAAGCTGCGGCAGACGCGCCCCTTTGTGGCGAAGGAGCAGAGCTACATTGTTCCGAAGAAAAGCATCTTCAATCGTATTATTGGTGACAACCACCTTGAACTGCAATTCGCCAACTTTCTGGAAGATTGCGGCGACGTTGTTTCTTACGCGAAGAACTATATGGCCGTACATTTCAAACTGGACTATGTGAACGCGGACGGCGACATTTCCAACTACTACCCTGATTTTATGGTCAAGTTGTCCGACAAGCTGATTGTCATTGCCGAAACCAAAGGGCGGGAAGATTTGGATGTGCCGCTGAAGATGGCACGGCTGCGGCAATGGTGCGAAGACATCA
- a CDS encoding DUF4411 domain-containing protein, with product MYVFDTNSLSNILNHYYPDRFPSFWENFAVILQENRVFSVREARFELERRFDNIVINRLVKHNPDFFEDPSVKELSFITQIYSIQHFQQNLDRKKLLQGGYFADPFIFAKAKIKEAIVVTEEECLPNGARIPNICEYFGIECLKLEGFLTKEDWRF from the coding sequence ATGTATGTTTTTGATACAAACTCATTGTCGAATATTCTGAATCATTACTACCCAGATAGATTTCCATCCTTTTGGGAAAACTTCGCTGTGATTCTTCAGGAAAATCGCGTGTTTTCTGTACGCGAAGCAAGGTTCGAACTTGAACGCCGGTTTGATAATATTGTCATTAACCGATTGGTAAAGCATAATCCCGATTTCTTTGAGGACCCCAGTGTGAAGGAGCTTTCCTTTATAACTCAGATTTATTCGATCCAGCACTTCCAACAAAATCTTGATAGAAAGAAACTTCTTCAAGGAGGATATTTTGCCGATCCTTTCATATTTGCAAAAGCCAAAATCAAAGAAGCGATTGTAGTCACAGAGGAAGAGTGCTTGCCAAATGGTGCTCGGATACCAAACATTTGTGAGTACTTTGGGATAGAGTGCTTGAAACTGGAAGGATTCTTGACTAAAGAAGATTGGAGATTCTAA